One window of Hypanus sabinus isolate sHypSab1 chromosome 10, sHypSab1.hap1, whole genome shotgun sequence genomic DNA carries:
- the LOC132400368 gene encoding immunoglobulin lambda-1 light chain-like produces MAEWILVLAAFVSSLFTANAEMTLTQPPSVSASPGTTVKITCTMSGGSIGSYYTSWYMQKPGSSPVFVWYRSSTRGSGIPDRFTGSTVSSSNQMHLTITNVQWQDAADYYCGVWYNSSPYAFTFGGGTKLNFNSPRKPAVSVLRPSAEEIRGQGTATLVCLVSGFNPAAVNIEWTVDGSTRRNGVETSRIQQDADNTFSASSYLTLPASDWNSHERYSCVVKHESQATPFQTNIARSSCM; encoded by the exons ATGGCTGAATGGATCCTGGTTCTTGCCGCGTTTGTGTCCTCTTTGTTCA CTGCAAACGCGGAGATGACTTTGACTCAGCCTCCGTCCGTATCGGCGTCTCCGGGTACAACCGTGAAAATCACTTGTACCATGTCAGGGGGCAGCATCGGCAGCTACTACACGAGCTGGTACATGCAGAAACCCGGCAGCTCCCCAGTTTTTGTGTGGTATAGAAGCTCCACGAGAGGATCGGGAATTCCAGATCGATTCACCGGTTCCACAGTCTCATCGAGCAACCAAATGCATTTAACCATCACCAACGTGCAATGGCAGGACGCCGCCGATTATTACTGTGGTGTCTGGTATAATAGTAGCCCGTACGCATTCACCTTTGGGGGAGGAACCAAACTGAATTTCAACA GTCCGCGAAAACCCGCCGTATCCGTCCTCCGACCGTCTGCGGAAGAAATTCGAGGACAGGGCACCGCCACCCTGGTGTGTTTAGTGAGCGGGTTTAATCCGGCCGCTGTGAATATCGAGTGGACTGTGGACGGCAGTACGAGAAGGAATGGCGTTGAGACCAGCCGGATCCAGCAGGACGCGGACAACACGTTCAGTGCGAGCAGTTACCTGACTCTGCCAGCCTCAGACTGGAACTCACACGAGCGTTACTCCTGCGTGGTTAAACACGAGTCTCAGGCAACCCCATTTCAAACAAACATCGCGCGATCCAGCTGTATGTAA